From Calothrix sp. PCC 6303, a single genomic window includes:
- a CDS encoding CHAT domain-containing tetratricopeptide repeat protein, with amino-acid sequence MEIISNSGVKMAIYKKNRENLGYFLTKFTRYSLIGLLSVVLVSESVGARATLVQLQIAQQTVPTPSVPLSAEKQKRYQEGVKLYKEGQELEKKGTKEGYLQAIEKYQQVLKMVQELGLRKEEVDLLASIANVYNSFSDNKNAIQYFQKALDISRELKQPISEAVLLGSIGVMHMNSNNPKEGLTYLEKAKSIFLAHKEYHSLATTLKSIAGIHIRVGDTKQVLYYYNEALKIYRETLKDPAGEANTLQSIAMTYSLSGETKTALHYYEQALKIQRQRKDVPAEIEILQDIAVIRGRLGNTTKAVESLKEVLKLQEQVGSDLSKKANTLAQIGHIYAKQADYRTAIDYFQQAGKLWQQVGDTQLVSMSFQMIANAHTTYSGDYQTALKFLDKALELQFDNKDNQAFTLGLKADVYASQGNYQQALEEYNKALKLQRSIPNPKSEVGTLLKIAQLYRYLGDYQSSINICNKALEIFKRTPSKLQEIQTLVFLASVHQFQDKYDEALASYKQALSLVDKENYQSEIQILQGMSQTYRFLNNYPKALESANRALKLSQENSFGEEHSVTVLAGVYRGKGEYKKSLDISEKVLADYRKTGLRVREAQMLGDMSITYAQQKNYQKAIDLLNEELKIRRELKESKPEASVLYSIAINQRKLDKPETALTNINEAIKIVESIRSNVKNPDLRTSYFATVQSYYKFKIDLLMELNKKQPSKGYDALALNTSEASRARGLVDLLTEAGANIRKGANPQLLAEEQRLQQLLNGKEKARIDILSTSKGNDVAKSTADKLGDEIADIISQQQQLKTQILTKSPEYAALKYPQPLELKGIQQQLDKHTILLQYSLGKERSYLWLVTPDSVQAYELPKGEVIEKAVANFRYVMDKFDKSGAIYKPQEHPDDINQPASQLSQMVLAPVANKLGKKRLVIVADGALQNIPFAALADPGTPPPTPPRLQGGEKSKPLSASERGSYQPLLVNHEIVNLPSITAIATQRKQLNKRPLSPKILAVLADPLFPPQNPPELNLNDSAQQRAMKNLKRSGLDPLPGTRVEAEAMLKLLPSGQSTHAFGADANYEFATNPALKQYQHLFFATHGLVDTKQPELSGIALAQVDKDGKPVEKGYLRLGDIFNMDWAAELVVLSACETGLGKDTKGEGLVGLTRGLMYAGSKRAVVSLWNVSDKGTSELMPIFYKEVLAGKSPSVALREAQLQMWQGKEWKNPFYWAAFTLQGEWR; translated from the coding sequence ATGGAAATAATTAGTAATTCAGGGGTAAAAATGGCAATTTACAAGAAAAATAGAGAAAATTTAGGTTATTTTCTAACAAAATTCACCCGTTACAGTTTGATTGGTTTACTGAGTGTGGTTTTAGTCTCGGAATCGGTAGGGGCAAGGGCAACGTTAGTACAGTTGCAAATAGCACAACAGACAGTACCAACTCCGTCGGTTCCGTTGAGTGCAGAAAAGCAAAAGCGATATCAAGAGGGAGTCAAGTTATATAAGGAAGGACAGGAGTTAGAGAAAAAAGGGACTAAAGAAGGATATCTACAAGCTATTGAAAAATATCAACAAGTATTGAAAATGGTTCAGGAATTGGGATTACGCAAAGAGGAAGTAGATTTATTAGCAAGTATTGCTAATGTCTATAATTCTTTTTCTGACAACAAAAATGCCATACAGTATTTCCAAAAAGCATTAGATATCTCACGCGAACTAAAACAACCAATCAGTGAAGCAGTTTTGCTTGGTTCAATTGGTGTTATGCATATGAACTCAAACAATCCAAAAGAAGGACTGACATATTTAGAAAAAGCCAAGTCAATATTTTTAGCTCATAAAGAATATCATAGTTTAGCTACGACTTTAAAAAGCATTGCTGGTATTCACATCAGGGTCGGTGATACGAAACAGGTTTTATATTATTATAATGAAGCCTTAAAAATTTATCGTGAGACACTCAAAGATCCGGCAGGAGAAGCTAATACTCTTCAGAGTATAGCTATGACTTATTCTTTATCTGGTGAAACTAAAACTGCCCTTCATTATTACGAGCAAGCTTTAAAAATCCAGCGTCAAAGAAAAGACGTTCCAGCAGAAATAGAAATTCTTCAAGATATTGCTGTTATTCGAGGTAGATTGGGAAATACAACAAAAGCAGTGGAATCTTTAAAAGAGGTCTTAAAACTACAGGAACAGGTAGGTTCTGATTTATCAAAAAAAGCTAACACGCTTGCACAGATAGGTCATATTTATGCCAAACAAGCAGATTACCGGACAGCTATTGATTACTTTCAACAAGCTGGGAAACTCTGGCAGCAAGTGGGAGACACCCAACTGGTATCTATGAGTTTTCAAATGATTGCAAATGCTCACACAACTTATTCAGGTGATTATCAAACAGCACTAAAATTTTTAGATAAAGCATTAGAGCTTCAATTTGATAATAAGGACAATCAAGCATTTACTCTGGGACTAAAAGCTGATGTATATGCATCACAAGGTAATTATCAACAGGCTTTAGAGGAATATAATAAAGCCTTAAAACTTCAACGTTCGATACCAAATCCAAAATCGGAAGTTGGTACTCTTCTTAAAATTGCACAACTCTATCGGTATCTAGGCGATTATCAATCAAGTATTAATATTTGCAACAAAGCATTAGAAATATTTAAGCGCACACCAAGTAAGCTTCAAGAAATCCAAACTCTAGTATTTTTAGCCAGTGTTCATCAGTTCCAAGATAAGTATGATGAGGCACTTGCGTCTTATAAGCAAGCGCTATCTTTAGTTGATAAAGAAAATTACCAGTCGGAAATTCAAATACTTCAAGGTATGTCGCAAACATACAGATTCTTGAACAATTACCCTAAAGCATTAGAATCTGCTAATCGCGCATTAAAATTATCTCAGGAAAATTCTTTTGGAGAAGAACATTCTGTCACAGTTCTAGCCGGTGTATATCGTGGGAAAGGTGAGTACAAAAAATCATTAGATATATCTGAAAAAGTTTTAGCAGATTATCGTAAAACTGGATTACGTGTTCGAGAAGCACAAATGTTAGGCGATATGAGTATAACTTATGCACAACAAAAAAATTACCAAAAAGCAATAGATCTTCTGAATGAAGAGTTGAAAATACGGCGAGAGTTAAAAGAGAGTAAACCAGAGGCAAGCGTACTTTATAGTATTGCCATCAACCAACGCAAACTAGACAAACCAGAAACCGCACTTACCAACATCAACGAAGCAATAAAAATTGTCGAAAGCATCCGCAGCAACGTCAAAAACCCCGACTTACGTACATCCTACTTCGCCACAGTCCAAAGCTACTACAAATTCAAAATCGACTTATTGATGGAACTCAACAAAAAACAACCATCAAAAGGCTACGACGCATTAGCACTCAACACCAGCGAAGCATCCCGCGCTAGGGGACTTGTAGACTTACTCACCGAAGCTGGGGCAAATATCCGCAAAGGTGCAAATCCCCAACTCCTAGCAGAAGAACAGCGGTTACAGCAATTACTCAACGGGAAAGAAAAAGCCAGAATCGACATCCTCAGCACATCAAAAGGCAATGATGTCGCTAAAAGCACAGCAGATAAATTAGGAGATGAAATTGCTGACATTATCAGCCAACAACAACAATTAAAAACTCAAATCTTGACTAAAAGCCCAGAATATGCAGCACTTAAATATCCTCAACCTTTGGAATTAAAGGGAATTCAGCAACAACTGGATAAACACACTATCCTCCTGCAATATTCCCTGGGAAAAGAACGGAGTTATCTCTGGTTAGTTACACCCGATTCGGTTCAAGCTTATGAACTGCCAAAAGGTGAGGTTATTGAAAAAGCGGTAGCCAACTTCCGATATGTCATGGATAAATTCGATAAATCTGGGGCTATCTACAAGCCTCAAGAACATCCAGATGACATCAATCAACCAGCTTCCCAACTGAGTCAAATGGTTCTGGCACCTGTGGCTAACAAGTTAGGAAAAAAGCGGTTAGTTATTGTTGCTGATGGTGCGTTGCAGAATATCCCCTTTGCAGCATTAGCAGATCCTGGAACCCCACCCCCAACCCCTCCCCGCTTGCAGGGAGGGGAGAAATCAAAGCCTCTCTCCGCGTCGGAGAGAGGTTCCTATCAACCGCTACTTGTTAACCACGAAATTGTTAATCTCCCCTCAATTACAGCCATAGCCACCCAGCGCAAACAACTTAATAAGCGTCCACTCTCACCCAAAATCTTAGCTGTACTTGCTGATCCATTATTTCCCCCACAAAACCCCCCGGAATTAAATTTAAACGATTCAGCGCAGCAACGGGCGATGAAAAACCTCAAACGTAGCGGTTTAGATCCTCTACCAGGTACCCGTGTAGAAGCTGAGGCAATGCTGAAGCTTTTACCATCTGGGCAAAGTACCCATGCATTTGGTGCTGATGCTAATTATGAATTTGCCACCAATCCGGCACTCAAACAATATCAACATCTCTTCTTTGCTACCCACGGCTTGGTGGATACTAAGCAACCGGAGTTATCGGGGATTGCGCTGGCACAGGTTGATAAAGATGGTAAACCTGTGGAAAAGGGTTATCTACGTTTAGGTGACATTTTCAACATGGATTGGGCTGCTGAGTTGGTGGTGCTAAGTGCCTGTGAAACTGGTTTGGGTAAGGACACCAAAGGGGAGGGGTTAGTTGGATTGACAAGGGGATTAATGTATGCAGGTTCCAAGCGGGCTGTGGTGTCCTTGTGGAATGTTAGCGACAAGGGGACATCGGAGTTGATGCCGATATTTTACAAGGAGGTTTTAGCTGGTAAGTCTCCATCTGTGGCTTTGCGGGAAGCACAGTTGCAGATGTGGCAGGGTAAGGAGTGGAAAAACCCGTTTTATTGGGCTGCTTTCACTTTACAGGGGGAATGGAGATGA
- a CDS encoding RNA recognition motif domain-containing protein, translated as MSVRLYIGNLPKEEIDRQELQAVFAAEGDAVTTKLIKDRKTGKCRGFGFITVNSDEHADEVIEKYNGQMFKDSPIKIEKALPRTKGEEGEEQPTPKAAGSGAAANTSPSLPREAKKSGAKKSRRGSGGGVRETSTSTVDGDGIRPDPRWANELEKLKQMLAAQTTN; from the coding sequence ATGTCTGTACGCCTATACATAGGTAATTTGCCCAAAGAAGAAATCGATCGTCAAGAGTTGCAAGCTGTCTTTGCTGCTGAAGGTGATGCAGTTACAACCAAGTTGATCAAAGATCGGAAAACCGGGAAGTGTCGTGGTTTTGGTTTTATCACCGTCAATAGTGATGAACACGCTGATGAAGTTATTGAAAAATATAACGGTCAGATGTTTAAAGACTCACCCATTAAGATTGAAAAAGCTTTACCTCGTACCAAAGGTGAAGAAGGTGAAGAACAACCAACACCCAAAGCTGCTGGTAGCGGTGCTGCTGCGAACACAAGTCCAAGCTTACCCAGAGAAGCGAAGAAAAGCGGTGCCAAAAAATCCCGTCGCGGGAGTGGTGGTGGAGTTAGAGAAACTTCAACATCTACCGTTGATGGAGATGGAATTCGTCCCGATCCTCGCTGGGCAAATGAATTAGAAAAGCTCAAGCAAATGTTAGCAGCCCAAACCACAAACTAA
- a CDS encoding glycosyltransferase family 4 protein: MNSKAGQRIALISVHGDPAIEIGKEEAGGQNVYVRHVGEALARLGWQVDMYTRRISAAQDAIVQHSPNCRTIRLQAGNLEFVPRDNLFEYLPEFIKNFQLFQKQHNLSYELVHTNYWLSSWVGMRLKELIGCKQVHTYHSIGAVKYNTINDIPPIATKRLEVERQILETAETIVATSPQEKAHMRQLLSTKGNINIIPCGTDIHSFGSIERQAARAELELDAEAKLVLYVGRFDQRKGIETLVRAVRESKFFGNEQLRVIIGGGSVPGQSDGIERDRIEAIVKELGMTDFVKFPGRLSQDILPTYYAASDVCVVPSHYEPFGLVAIEAMASGTPVVASDVGGLQFTVVPEETGLLAPPQNFAAFATAIDRILEDTEWRDKLGKTAKKHVQSNFSWDGVASQLSELYSEILQPALILEEIALLSK; encoded by the coding sequence ATGAACTCTAAAGCAGGACAACGCATCGCCTTAATTTCAGTGCATGGAGACCCCGCGATTGAAATTGGTAAAGAAGAAGCTGGAGGACAAAATGTTTACGTGCGTCATGTGGGTGAGGCACTGGCTCGACTAGGATGGCAAGTTGACATGTATACCCGTCGCATCAGTGCGGCACAGGATGCAATCGTTCAACACAGCCCCAACTGCCGAACAATTAGATTGCAAGCAGGGAACCTAGAATTTGTTCCCCGCGACAACCTATTTGAATATTTGCCGGAGTTTATCAAAAACTTCCAGTTATTTCAAAAGCAGCATAATTTATCCTACGAACTAGTACATACGAATTACTGGTTATCAAGCTGGGTGGGAATGCGTCTCAAAGAACTTATCGGTTGCAAGCAAGTTCACACATACCACTCAATTGGAGCGGTAAAATATAACACAATCAATGACATTCCCCCTATTGCCACCAAGCGTTTAGAGGTTGAGCGTCAAATCTTAGAAACAGCAGAAACAATTGTAGCTACAAGTCCCCAAGAAAAAGCGCACATGCGTCAACTGCTTTCCACCAAAGGAAACATCAATATAATTCCTTGTGGGACAGACATACATAGCTTTGGTTCCATCGAAAGACAAGCAGCACGAGCAGAACTAGAACTTGATGCCGAAGCAAAATTAGTTTTATATGTTGGAAGATTTGATCAGCGTAAAGGTATCGAAACCTTAGTTAGAGCAGTACGTGAATCAAAATTCTTTGGTAATGAACAACTGCGAGTCATAATTGGTGGTGGTAGTGTACCTGGACAAAGCGATGGCATCGAACGCGATCGCATCGAAGCTATAGTTAAAGAATTGGGAATGACAGACTTCGTTAAATTCCCAGGTCGTCTTAGCCAAGACATTCTCCCCACATACTACGCAGCATCTGATGTCTGTGTAGTTCCCAGCCACTATGAACCCTTTGGATTAGTGGCAATTGAAGCCATGGCAAGCGGTACCCCCGTAGTTGCTAGCGATGTCGGTGGACTTCAATTTACAGTCGTCCCCGAAGAAACAGGTTTGCTAGCACCTCCCCAAAACTTTGCCGCATTTGCCACAGCAATCGATCGAATTTTAGAAGATACTGAATGGCGCGATAAACTAGGCAAAACTGCTAAAAAGCATGTTCAAAGCAATTTTAGTTGGGATGGAGTCGCATCTCAATTAAGTGAACTGTATAGTGAAATATTGCAGCCAGCCCTGATTCTCGAAGAGATTGCCCTACTAAGTAAATAA